A window from Temnothorax longispinosus isolate EJ_2023e chromosome 1, Tlon_JGU_v1, whole genome shotgun sequence encodes these proteins:
- the LOC139818090 gene encoding uncharacterized protein, which yields MSRDRPDTPSPGVTFANPIRMDFFEPNQQPLLRWLQRLEWAFRVFQITEDKAKAAYLLHYIGVEAFGILCDLLYPVDPYAQSYGLLVDKLKEFYAPEPLEIAEIYIFRNRMQQPDESTQEYMAALQELSLHCKFGDYLQTELRNQFVFGLRNQRIQSRLLETANLTSDSALQIACVIELAEKGVNKLKEEVPEAAVSGQEQSTKEKPKTEETTEENTLL from the coding sequence ATGTCGAGAGACCGTCCGGATACGCCTAGCCCCGGAGTAACGTTCGCGAATCCAATTCGAATGGATTTCTTCGAACCAAATCAGCAACCATTATTGCGATGGTTACAACGGCTGGAATGGGCGTTTCGAGTTTTTCAAATAACGGAGGATAAAGCTAAAGCGGCGTATCTTCTACATTATATAGGCGTTGAAGCCTTCGGGATTTTGTGTGACCTTTTGTATCCTGTAGACCCGTACGCACAGTCCTATGGGTTACTAGTCGACaaactaaaagaattttacgCGCCCGAGCCACTTGAGATAGCcgaaatatacattttccGGAACCGAATGCAACAACCGGACGAGAGCACGCAGGAATATATGGCCGCTCTGCAAGAACTATCCCTTCATTGCAAATTCGGGGATTATCTTCAAACGGAATTACGGAATCAATTCGTTTTTGGCTTGAGAAACCAAAGAATCCAATCCAGGCTGCTGGAAACGGCGAATTTGACGAGCGACTCAGCCCTGCAAATTGCTTGCGTGATCGAGCTGGCGGAAAAGGGGGTGAACAAGTTGAAGGAGGAAGTCCCAGAAGCGGCCGTGTCGGGGCAGGAGCAAAGCACCAAAGAAAAACCAAAGACCGAGGAAACGACCGAAGAAAACACACTTCTCTAG